The Bacteroidia bacterium genome window below encodes:
- a CDS encoding carboxypeptidase-like regulatory domain-containing protein, with protein MKLLFSIISLCLLSLIVNAQDYFTLYGRITDQNGIAIPEINVKVLELNNVGVNTDNAGSYKLKLPVNKELTIVFSHIQYSDKTFVIKGKPGETIRNNFTLNENINNIPIINVEAKTERQTNLQRIDPKIIQLIPDISGGIEASLKAFPGVAKNNELSSQYSVRGGNFDENLVYVNDIEVYRPFLIRSGQQEGLSFVNPDMVSSILFSAGGFDAKYGDKMASVLDIRYKKPSKAAAAVSASLLGGSVSFEGCSKNHRFTHISGLRYKSSQYVLNSLDTKGDYKPSFADFQTYLTYDITEKFEISFLGNYAMNSFHFVPQTRETSFGTIDEALKLKIYFDGQERDKNSTMFGAFTTNYKYNSNLKLNLTCSAYSSYEEETLDIMGQYFLNELDKEMGSDNLGDSLMNIGIGTFLNHARNKLTANVLNFQHRGSYEKNDNSILWGANFQNEFIQDRIHEWEMLDSAGYSLPYTDSVVSMYSFVSSRNTLNTYRVTSFIQRTSIFESDSNEYSFTIGIRENYWNFSNQLLISPRVSFSARPNWKNDFLFRFSAGYYYQPPFYRELRDLNGQINYNIEAQKSLQFVLGTDYIFIAWGRPFKFLSEIYYKNFTKLIPYQIDNVRIRYLAKNNAKGYATGIDLKVNGEFVPGVESWASISIMKTMEDLSDDFYINSDSLIVAPGYIPRPSDQLVNFGLFFQDYLPRNPSYKMQLSLLFGSGLPFGPPKSERFQATYRMPAYRRVDIGFSKLLKSEEHELPKGNPFKHFKSIWLGLEVFNLLNINNTISYQWVSDVRDHQYAVPNYLSSRRLNLKLIAKF; from the coding sequence ATGAAATTATTATTTTCAATAATTAGCCTTTGTCTTTTATCTTTAATAGTTAATGCTCAAGATTACTTTACACTATATGGTAGAATAACAGATCAGAATGGTATTGCGATTCCTGAAATTAATGTTAAAGTATTAGAATTAAATAATGTTGGAGTAAATACTGATAATGCAGGAAGTTATAAATTAAAATTACCAGTAAACAAAGAACTAACTATTGTTTTTTCACATATTCAATATTCCGATAAAACGTTTGTAATAAAAGGTAAACCCGGAGAAACAATAAGAAATAATTTTACTTTAAATGAAAACATTAACAATATACCAATTATTAATGTTGAAGCAAAAACAGAAAGACAAACAAACTTACAAAGAATAGACCCAAAAATCATTCAATTAATCCCTGATATTTCAGGTGGTATTGAAGCAAGTCTTAAAGCATTTCCGGGTGTTGCAAAAAATAACGAATTAAGTTCACAATATTCTGTTAGAGGTGGCAATTTTGACGAAAACTTAGTTTATGTAAACGACATAGAAGTATATCGCCCTTTCCTTATCAGAAGCGGACAACAGGAAGGGTTAAGTTTTGTAAATCCCGATATGGTTTCATCAATTTTATTTTCTGCTGGAGGGTTTGATGCCAAATATGGTGATAAAATGGCTTCGGTTTTAGACATCAGATATAAAAAACCTTCTAAAGCTGCTGCTGCTGTATCTGCAAGTTTGTTAGGTGGAAGTGTCAGCTTTGAAGGTTGCAGCAAAAATCACAGATTTACTCATATTTCTGGACTTCGCTATAAATCGTCACAATATGTACTAAATAGCTTAGATACTAAAGGTGATTACAAACCTTCGTTCGCTGATTTTCAAACCTACCTTACTTATGATATAACCGAAAAATTTGAAATTAGCTTTTTAGGCAACTATGCGATGAATAGTTTTCATTTTGTTCCTCAAACACGCGAAACTTCTTTTGGCACAATCGATGAAGCTTTAAAACTAAAAATATACTTTGATGGTCAGGAGCGTGATAAGAACTCAACAATGTTCGGAGCTTTTACAACAAATTACAAATATAATTCAAATCTAAAGCTAAATTTAACATGTTCGGCATATAGTTCTTACGAAGAAGAAACACTTGATATTATGGGGCAGTATTTCTTAAACGAACTTGATAAAGAAATGGGCTCAGATAATTTGGGTGACAGTTTAATGAATATTGGTATTGGAACTTTCTTAAACCATGCAAGAAATAAATTAACTGCAAATGTTTTAAACTTTCAACATAGAGGCAGTTACGAAAAAAACGACAATTCTATTTTATGGGGTGCTAATTTTCAGAATGAATTTATTCAGGATAGAATTCACGAATGGGAAATGCTTGATTCTGCGGGCTATTCTTTACCATATACTGATTCGGTTGTAAGTATGTACTCATTTGTCAGTTCAAGAAATACTCTGAATACATATAGAGTAACTTCTTTTATTCAAAGAACCAGCATATTTGAATCAGACAGTAACGAATATAGTTTTACTATTGGCATCAGAGAAAATTACTGGAATTTTTCCAATCAATTATTAATAAGTCCACGTGTATCATTTTCTGCCAGACCTAACTGGAAAAATGATTTCTTATTCAGATTCTCTGCAGGTTATTATTACCAACCTCCATTTTATAGAGAGTTACGTGATTTAAACGGGCAAATTAATTACAATATTGAAGCACAAAAATCATTGCAATTTGTTTTGGGAACTGATTATATATTTATTGCATGGGGAAGGCCATTTAAATTTCTTTCAGAAATTTATTATAAGAATTTTACAAAGCTTATTCCATATCAGATTGACAATGTAAGAATAAGATACCTTGCTAAAAATAATGCAAAGGGATATGCAACAGGAATTGATTTAAAGGTAAATGGTGAGTTTGTTCCGGGTGTTGAATCTTGGGCAAGTATTTCAATTATGAAAACAATGGAAGATTTATCGGATGATTTTTATATCAATTCTGATAGTTTAATTGTAGCACCAGGATATATCCCCCGCCCTTCTGATCAATTAGTAAATTTCGGATTATTTTTTCAAGATTATTTACCAAGAAACCCTTCTTACAAAATGCAGTTGAGCTTATTGTTTGGAAGTGGATTGCCGTTTGGACCTCCTAAATCTGAAAGATTTCAGGCTACTTATAGAATGCCTGCCTACAGAAGAGTTGACATTGGCTTTTCTAAATTGTTAAAATCTGAAGAACACGAATTACCAAAAGGAAATCCTTTTAAACATTTTAAAAGTATATGGCTGGGACTAGAAGTATTTAACCTTCTTAATATAAACAATACAATTTCGTATCAATGGGTAAGCGACGTTCGCGATCATCAATATGCTGTACCAAATTATTTATCGTCAAGAAGATTAAATTTAAAGCTAATTGCAAAGTTCTAG